The following proteins come from a genomic window of Nocardioides albertanoniae:
- a CDS encoding condensation domain-containing protein, which translates to MLVTTADLWEPRPGTLLRWDLSAPRSGAPAELSLNQRNHLAGAMAGHPTVWLAAAFDVEGPIEPVALSRTWRAFVARHGSLQLEVTAVDEVPQARRHHPGTLTWSVTRAGHTRTVEETRAALHTALDDRCGPFGYPAFLPAAISRPDRSTIVLGMDHLHCDAHSIAVAVEELAELYDAFTSGSEAPSLPETASFLEAVEAGEDGPAPVADGDSRLLGWGEFLGSRGNQLPNFPLPLGLAPGERAAQATAVRPLADADLTDRIGVRARNSGASTYAAVLAALASAVFDLGGGPRLDTMAPVSTRAAEALTRSVGWYTTTVPLTVPASLSDLGLAEAGDAVRYGVRLGTVPLDQVIGSLAEPLVQVRSDVFVVSWVDYRHVPGGSSHLEREAQHISASTMADDVQIWFSRTHTGLAVRVRYPDTAVAARSVDSLLERLTHTLADLSRQPDDLAALGVDS; encoded by the coding sequence ATGCTGGTCACGACCGCTGACCTGTGGGAGCCGCGGCCGGGCACCCTGCTGCGCTGGGACCTCTCCGCGCCCCGCAGCGGTGCACCCGCCGAGCTCTCCCTCAACCAGCGCAACCACCTCGCCGGTGCGATGGCGGGCCACCCGACCGTCTGGCTGGCGGCCGCCTTCGACGTCGAGGGGCCGATCGAGCCGGTCGCCCTCTCCCGCACCTGGCGTGCCTTCGTGGCGCGTCACGGCAGTCTTCAGCTCGAGGTGACCGCCGTCGACGAGGTCCCGCAAGCGCGTCGGCACCACCCCGGCACCCTGACCTGGTCGGTCACCCGAGCCGGTCACACCCGCACCGTCGAGGAGACCCGCGCCGCGCTGCACACTGCTCTCGACGATCGGTGCGGACCGTTCGGCTATCCGGCCTTCCTGCCGGCGGCCATCTCGCGTCCGGACCGCTCCACGATCGTGCTCGGCATGGACCATCTGCACTGCGACGCCCACTCGATCGCCGTCGCGGTCGAGGAGCTCGCCGAGCTCTACGACGCGTTCACGAGCGGCAGCGAGGCGCCCTCGCTGCCCGAGACGGCGTCGTTCCTCGAAGCGGTCGAGGCCGGCGAGGACGGGCCTGCGCCGGTCGCCGACGGTGACTCCCGGCTGCTCGGCTGGGGCGAGTTCCTCGGCAGCCGCGGCAACCAGCTGCCCAACTTCCCGCTCCCGCTCGGGCTGGCCCCGGGGGAGCGGGCCGCACAGGCCACGGCCGTACGTCCCCTGGCCGACGCCGACCTGACGGACCGCATCGGCGTGCGCGCCCGCAACAGCGGCGCCTCGACCTACGCGGCCGTCCTGGCAGCGCTCGCCAGCGCCGTCTTCGACCTCGGTGGCGGCCCCCGCCTCGACACGATGGCCCCGGTCTCCACCCGCGCCGCGGAGGCGCTGACGCGCTCGGTGGGCTGGTACACGACCACCGTCCCGCTCACCGTGCCGGCCTCGCTCTCCGACCTGGGGCTGGCCGAGGCCGGCGACGCGGTCCGTTACGGCGTACGCCTCGGCACGGTGCCGCTCGACCAGGTCATCGGTTCGTTGGCGGAGCCGCTGGTGCAGGTCAGGAGCGACGTCTTCGTCGTCTCCTGGGTCGACTACCGGCATGTGCCCGGCGGCTCGTCGCACCTCGAGCGCGAGGCGCAGCACATCTCCGCCTCGACGATGGCCGACGACGTGCAGATCTGGTTCTCCCGCACCCACACCGGCCTCGCCGTCCGTGTCCGCTACCCCGACACCGCGGTGGCCGCGCGCTCGGTCGACTCGCTCCTCGAGCGCCTGACCCACACCCTCGCCGACCTCTCCCGCCAGCCCGACGACCTGGCTGCCCTGGGCGTCGACTCCTGA
- a CDS encoding ABC transporter ATP-binding protein, with amino-acid sequence MSLIEVRDLSREFTIRKRAGGLRRTPVVKHAVHDLSFEIDAGEMVGYIGPNGAGKSTTIKMLTGILVPSGGSARVAGLEPSRQRRELARRIGVVFGQRTSLWWDLPLRDSFELLRRIYRIGDQTFRRNLEDHVALLDLGDLLDTPVRQLSLGQRMRGDIAAALLHDPEILYLDEPTIGLDVVSKGRLREFLRALNHERGTTLMLTTHDLQDIEALCDRVIVIDHGTAVFDGPLETLRATGGASRTLVVDLVDEASPITIDGAQVVKVDGPRQWLAFPAGASAAPLVAQVAAAYDVADLSIHEPDIEDVIRQIYSS; translated from the coding sequence GTGTCGCTGATCGAGGTGCGGGACCTGTCCCGCGAGTTCACCATCCGCAAGCGGGCGGGCGGGTTGAGGCGTACGCCGGTGGTGAAGCACGCCGTGCACGACCTGTCGTTCGAGATCGACGCCGGCGAGATGGTCGGCTACATCGGCCCCAACGGAGCGGGCAAGTCGACCACGATCAAGATGCTCACCGGCATCCTGGTGCCCTCCGGCGGATCGGCGCGGGTGGCCGGCCTGGAGCCGTCGCGCCAGCGCCGCGAGCTGGCCCGGCGGATCGGCGTGGTCTTCGGGCAGCGTACGTCGCTGTGGTGGGACCTGCCGCTGCGCGACTCTTTCGAGCTGCTGCGGCGGATCTACCGGATCGGTGACCAGACCTTCCGGCGCAACCTGGAGGATCACGTCGCGCTGCTCGACCTGGGCGACCTGCTGGACACCCCGGTGCGCCAGCTCTCGCTCGGCCAGCGGATGCGGGGCGACATCGCCGCGGCACTGCTCCACGACCCCGAGATCCTCTACCTCGACGAGCCGACGATCGGCCTCGACGTGGTCTCCAAGGGGCGGCTGCGGGAGTTCCTGCGCGCCCTCAACCACGAGCGCGGCACCACCTTGATGCTCACCACCCATGACCTGCAGGACATCGAGGCGCTCTGCGACAGGGTCATCGTGATCGACCACGGCACCGCCGTCTTCGACGGCCCGCTGGAGACCCTGCGCGCCACCGGCGGAGCCTCGCGCACGCTCGTCGTCGACCTGGTCGACGAGGCCTCCCCCATCACCATCGACGGTGCGCAGGTCGTCAAGGTCGACGGCCCACGCCAGTGGCTCGCCTTCCCCGCCGGCGCCTCCGCCGCGCCCCTCGTCGCCCAGGTCGCCGCCGCCTACGACGTCGCCGACCTGTCCATCCACGAGCCCGACATCGAAGACGTCATCCGGCAGATCTACTCGAGCTGA